The Arachis hypogaea cultivar Tifrunner chromosome 14, arahy.Tifrunner.gnm2.J5K5, whole genome shotgun sequence genome has a segment encoding these proteins:
- the LOC112743849 gene encoding uncharacterized protein: MAANVTLSSPFPCKTSFLPKSPSSLSPLLYAPFSHRNTPNVVALKVHAKLGGGDEEGKKGGKKKFITRDEEPQQYWQTAGEREGENPMKTPLPYIIIFGMSTPFVILAIAFANGWIKVPVR, encoded by the exons ATGGCAGCCAATGTGACTCTGTCCTCTCCTTTTCCCTGCAAAACTTCATTTCTCCCAAAATCACCATCATCACTTTCTCCACTTTTATATGCCCCTTTCTCCCACAGAAACACACCAAATGTTGTTGCTCTCAAAGTTCATGCAAAACTCG GTGGTGGAGATGAAGAAGGCAagaaaggagggaagaagaaattCATAACAAGGGATGAAGAGCCGCAACA GTATTGGCAGACAGCAGGAGAAAGGGAAGGAGAGAATCCAATGAAGACACCGCTTCCTTATATCATCATCTTTGGTATGTCAACTCCTTTTGTGATCTTAGCCATTGCTTTTGCAAATGGTTGGATTAAGGTTCCTGTTCGGTGA